From Pseudomonas fluorescens, one genomic window encodes:
- the rlmF gene encoding 23S rRNA (adenine(1618)-N(6))-methyltransferase RlmF, with amino-acid sequence MTAPRHPKPARNKPATATPAKAEAPREKASLHPRNRHQGRYDFPALIKSTPELAKFVIINPYGKESIDFASPDAVRVFNRALLKSFYGIAHWDIPADYLCPPVPGRADYVHFLADLLASGNEGIIPRGAAVKVLDIGTGANCIYPLIGYSDYRWHFLGSEIDTTAVASAKAIVQSNGLNKAIQLRQQGNRKQILRDLLESTERFDLTMCNPPFHASLEEATRGSTRKWRALGKADPKRKLPVLNFGGQAAELWCEGGEARFVTQLISESAEIGQQVLWFSTLVSKASNLPAIEAALKKVGALQRQVVEMSQGQKQSRFVAWTFQTPAQQQAWRQRWVRKD; translated from the coding sequence ATGACCGCCCCTCGCCACCCCAAACCTGCGCGCAACAAGCCAGCCACCGCTACCCCGGCCAAAGCCGAGGCGCCGCGGGAGAAGGCCAGCCTGCATCCGCGCAATCGCCATCAGGGCCGTTACGACTTTCCGGCGCTGATCAAAAGCACCCCGGAACTGGCGAAGTTCGTGATCATCAACCCGTACGGCAAGGAAAGCATCGACTTCGCCAGCCCCGATGCGGTGCGGGTGTTCAATCGGGCGCTGCTCAAATCCTTCTACGGCATTGCCCATTGGGATATTCCCGCAGACTACCTGTGCCCACCGGTGCCGGGCCGAGCCGATTATGTGCACTTCCTCGCCGACCTATTGGCCAGCGGCAACGAAGGCATCATTCCACGAGGTGCGGCAGTCAAGGTGCTGGATATCGGCACGGGCGCCAACTGCATCTACCCGCTGATCGGTTACAGCGATTACCGCTGGCATTTCCTCGGCTCGGAAATCGACACCACGGCCGTCGCCTCCGCCAAAGCCATCGTTCAATCCAACGGGCTTAACAAGGCCATCCAGTTGCGCCAGCAAGGTAATCGCAAGCAGATCCTGCGGGATCTGCTTGAGAGTACCGAGCGTTTTGACCTGACGATGTGCAATCCACCTTTCCACGCCTCGCTGGAAGAAGCCACGCGTGGCAGCACACGCAAATGGCGGGCATTGGGCAAGGCCGATCCGAAACGCAAACTGCCAGTGCTGAACTTCGGCGGTCAGGCAGCGGAATTGTGGTGCGAGGGTGGTGAGGCACGCTTTGTCACACAACTGATCAGCGAAAGCGCAGAGATCGGGCAACAGGTGTTGTGGTTCAGCACCCTGGTTTCGAAAGCTTCCAATCTGCCGGCAATCGAGGCCGCGCTGAAAAAGGTCGGAGCCCTGCAACGCCAGGTGGTGGAAATGTCCCAGGGGCAGAAGCAGAGCCGCTTTGTCGCCTGGACGTTCCAGACGCCCGCGCAACAACAGGCCTGGCGTCAGCGCTGGGTGCGAAAGGATTAA
- a CDS encoding glutathione S-transferase family protein, translated as MSELILHHYPASPFAEKTRLMLGFKGLSWRSVHISPVMPKPDLTALTGGYRKTPVLQIGADIYCDTALIARRLDQEKALPAFFPEGQELVSATFAAWADSVLFQHAVSLVFQPESIAVRFAKLPPEAVKAFVADRAGLFSGGSATRLSAEQARHQWPTFMARLEQQLQRDGDYLFGEPSIADLALAHPLWFLKATPVTAPLVDAYPTVSAWLTRALGFGHGAFSAMSAEEALQVAREATPAALPDEAFIDPNGFVAGQPVVIAATDYGVDPVEGELLFAGSEELILRREDERGGVVHVHFPRLGFRIEAR; from the coding sequence ATGTCAGAGTTGATTCTTCACCATTACCCGGCCTCCCCATTCGCCGAAAAGACCCGCCTGATGCTGGGCTTCAAGGGGCTGTCCTGGCGTTCGGTGCACATCTCACCGGTCATGCCCAAGCCCGATCTCACGGCGTTGACCGGCGGTTACCGCAAGACTCCGGTGCTGCAGATTGGCGCCGATATTTACTGCGACACCGCGCTGATTGCACGACGCCTGGATCAGGAGAAGGCCCTGCCGGCGTTCTTTCCAGAGGGCCAGGAATTGGTCAGCGCGACTTTCGCCGCCTGGGCCGATTCGGTGCTGTTCCAGCACGCGGTGAGTCTGGTGTTCCAGCCTGAGTCGATTGCTGTGCGTTTTGCCAAGCTGCCGCCGGAAGCGGTGAAAGCCTTCGTTGCCGATCGTGCCGGATTGTTCAGTGGCGGCAGTGCGACGCGGTTGTCGGCGGAGCAGGCTCGGCATCAATGGCCGACTTTTATGGCGCGGCTGGAGCAGCAATTGCAGCGCGATGGCGATTACCTGTTCGGCGAACCTTCGATTGCCGACCTGGCCTTGGCCCATCCTCTGTGGTTCCTCAAGGCTACGCCGGTGACGGCACCGCTGGTGGATGCCTATCCGACGGTTTCGGCCTGGCTGACGCGGGCGCTGGGCTTTGGTCATGGCGCATTCAGCGCCATGAGTGCAGAGGAGGCCTTGCAAGTGGCGCGCGAGGCAACCCCGGCGGCCTTGCCGGACGAGGCGTTCATCGACCCGAACGGTTTTGTCGCCGGTCAGCCAGTGGTGATCGCCGCGACCGACTATGGCGTTGATCCGGTTGAGGGCGAGTTGCTGTTTGCGGGCAGCGAGGAGTTGATCCTGCGTCGCGAAGACGAGCGTGGCGGTGTGGTGCACGTGCACTTCCCGCGCCTGGGATTCCGAATCGAGGCCCGCTGA
- a CDS encoding valine--tRNA ligase, translating to MDKTYQPHAIETSWYNTWESENYFAPQGAGDSYTIMIPPPNVTGSLHMGHGFNNAIMDALIRFRRMQGRDTLWQPGTDHAGIATQMLVERQLEAKGQNRHDLGREKFLEKVWEWKEESGGNISRQIRRLGSSVDWSRERFTMDDGLSEAVKEAFVRLHEDGLIYRGKRLVNWDTKLHTAISDLEVENHDEKGFLWNLKYPLADGAKTAEGNDYLIVATTRPETMLGDSAVAVNPNDERYQALIGKFVELPLVGRRIPIIADDYCDPEFGTGCVKITPAHDFNDYEVGKRHNLPLLNIFDKNAAVLPACQVFNLDGTLNDSIDGKIPAEYVGLDRFEARKQIVAAFEAAGLLVSVDDHGLKVPKGDRSGTIIEPWLTDQWYVSTKPLAEPAIAAVEDGRIQFVPKQYENMYFSWMRDIQDWCISRQLWWGHRIPAWYDESGKVYVGRDEAEVRAKNNLGADVALQQDNDVLDTWFSSGLWTFSTLGWPQQTEFLKKFHSTDVLVTGFDIIFFWVARMIMLTMHLVKNEDGTPQVPFKTVYVHGLVRDGQGQKMSKSKGNVLDPLDIIDGIELEALVQKRTSGLMQPKLAKKIEKQTRDEFADGIASYGTDALRFTFCSLASTGRDIKFDMGRVEGYRNFCNKIWNAARYVLDKGEDCGQNGEAYELSLADRWIISQLQRTEAEVTRQLDQFRFDLAAQALYEFIWNQYCDWYLELSKPVLWDENGPIERQRGTRRTLVRVLEVALRLAHPFMPFITEEIWQRIAPLAGVEGKTIMLQPWPVANEARIDQAAEDDIEWLKGLMLGTRNIRGEMNIGPGKPLPLFLKNVSAEDQRRLSENELLLKKLAKLESITVLAAGEEAPLSATALVGEMEVLVPMAGLIDKGAELARLDKEIQRLQGEVQRVGGKLSNAGFVDKAPAEVIEKERAKLAEAEQALGKLAEQHARIASL from the coding sequence ATGGATAAGACCTACCAGCCGCACGCCATTGAAACTTCCTGGTACAACACCTGGGAGTCCGAGAACTACTTCGCCCCGCAAGGCGCGGGCGATTCCTACACCATCATGATTCCACCGCCGAACGTCACCGGCAGCCTGCACATGGGTCATGGCTTCAACAACGCGATCATGGACGCCCTGATCCGTTTCCGCCGCATGCAGGGTCGCGACACCCTGTGGCAGCCGGGCACCGACCACGCCGGTATCGCCACGCAAATGCTGGTTGAGCGTCAGCTCGAAGCCAAGGGCCAGAATCGCCACGACCTGGGCCGGGAAAAATTCCTCGAAAAAGTCTGGGAATGGAAAGAAGAGTCCGGCGGCAATATCAGCCGTCAGATCCGTCGCCTCGGCTCGTCCGTGGACTGGAGCCGCGAGCGCTTCACCATGGATGACGGCCTCTCGGAAGCGGTCAAGGAAGCGTTCGTGCGCCTGCACGAAGACGGCCTGATCTACCGCGGCAAGCGCCTGGTCAACTGGGACACCAAGCTGCACACGGCGATTTCCGACCTTGAAGTGGAAAACCACGACGAGAAAGGTTTCCTGTGGAACCTGAAATACCCGCTGGCCGATGGCGCGAAAACCGCCGAAGGCAATGATTACCTGATCGTCGCGACCACCCGTCCGGAAACCATGCTCGGCGATTCCGCCGTCGCGGTGAACCCGAACGACGAGCGCTACCAGGCCCTGATCGGCAAGTTTGTCGAGCTGCCACTGGTGGGCCGCCGCATCCCGATCATCGCCGACGATTACTGCGACCCTGAATTCGGCACCGGCTGCGTGAAAATCACCCCGGCACACGATTTCAACGACTACGAAGTCGGCAAGCGCCACAACCTGCCGCTGCTGAACATCTTCGACAAGAACGCTGCAGTCCTTCCGGCCTGCCAGGTGTTCAACCTCGATGGCACACTGAACGACAGCATCGACGGCAAGATCCCGGCCGAATACGTAGGCCTCGATCGTTTCGAAGCGCGCAAGCAGATCGTTGCCGCCTTCGAAGCTGCGGGCCTGCTGGTCAGCGTCGACGACCACGGTCTGAAAGTGCCAAAGGGCGACCGCTCCGGGACCATCATCGAGCCTTGGCTGACCGACCAGTGGTATGTGTCCACCAAGCCGCTGGCCGAGCCGGCGATTGCCGCCGTTGAAGACGGTCGCATCCAGTTCGTGCCGAAACAGTACGAAAACATGTACTTCTCGTGGATGCGTGACATCCAGGATTGGTGCATCAGCCGCCAACTGTGGTGGGGCCACCGGATTCCGGCCTGGTACGACGAGTCGGGCAAGGTCTATGTCGGTCGCGACGAAGCCGAAGTGCGGGCCAAGAACAACCTCGGCGCCGACGTTGCCCTGCAGCAGGACAACGACGTACTCGACACCTGGTTCAGTTCAGGCCTGTGGACCTTCTCGACCCTTGGCTGGCCGCAGCAGACCGAATTCCTCAAGAAGTTCCACTCCACCGACGTCCTGGTGACCGGCTTCGACATCATTTTCTTCTGGGTTGCCCGGATGATCATGCTCACCATGCATTTGGTGAAAAACGAGGACGGCACACCGCAGGTTCCGTTCAAGACCGTGTACGTGCACGGCCTGGTGCGTGATGGCCAAGGCCAGAAGATGTCCAAGTCCAAGGGTAACGTGCTTGACCCGCTGGACATCATCGACGGCATCGAGCTTGAAGCCCTGGTGCAGAAACGCACCTCCGGCCTGATGCAGCCGAAACTGGCGAAAAAGATCGAGAAGCAGACCCGCGACGAGTTCGCCGACGGTATCGCCAGCTACGGCACCGATGCCCTGCGCTTCACCTTCTGCTCGCTGGCCTCCACCGGTCGCGACATCAAGTTCGACATGGGCCGCGTTGAAGGCTATCGCAACTTCTGCAACAAGATCTGGAACGCTGCGCGCTACGTCCTCGACAAGGGCGAAGACTGCGGCCAGAACGGCGAGGCCTACGAACTGTCGCTGGCGGATCGCTGGATCATTTCCCAACTGCAACGCACCGAAGCCGAAGTCACCCGTCAACTCGACCAGTTCCGTTTCGACCTGGCGGCGCAAGCCTTGTACGAGTTCATCTGGAACCAGTACTGCGATTGGTACCTGGAACTGTCCAAGCCGGTATTGTGGGACGAAAACGGCCCGATCGAACGTCAGCGCGGCACCCGCCGCACCCTGGTTCGCGTGCTGGAAGTGGCCCTGCGCCTGGCGCATCCGTTCATGCCGTTCATCACCGAAGAAATCTGGCAGCGCATCGCGCCGCTGGCCGGTGTCGAAGGCAAAACGATCATGCTGCAACCTTGGCCAGTGGCCAACGAAGCACGCATCGACCAGGCCGCCGAAGACGATATCGAATGGCTCAAGGGCCTGATGCTCGGCACGCGTAACATCCGTGGCGAAATGAACATCGGCCCGGGCAAGCCGCTGCCGCTGTTCCTGAAGAACGTCAGTGCCGAAGACCAGCGTCGCCTCAGCGAAAACGAACTGCTGCTGAAGAAGCTGGCGAAGCTCGAATCGATCACTGTCCTCGCCGCTGGTGAAGAAGCACCGCTGTCCGCTACCGCTCTGGTCGGCGAGATGGAAGTACTGGTGCCGATGGCCGGCCTGATCGACAAGGGTGCCGAACTGGCGCGTCTGGACAAGGAAATCCAGCGCCTGCAAGGTGAAGTGCAGCGGGTTGGCGGCAAGCTGTCTAACGCCGGTTTCGTTGACAAGGCCCCGGCCGAAGTCATCGAAAAAGAACGCGCCAAACTGGCCGAAGCCGAACAGGCTCTGGGCAAGTTGGCCGAGCAGCACGCGCGGATTGCCAGTCTGTAA
- a CDS encoding glutaredoxin family protein: MLVRTLKKVLLILLVVVVYQNWGKIERLFNPSQAVSEQVRSNARVVLYSTDWCGYCQATRRFLDSKGIPFKEFDIDKDAGARKAYEALGGRGIPVLDVNGTLIRNFDPDAIMAAL; the protein is encoded by the coding sequence ATGCTCGTACGGACGCTGAAGAAGGTCCTGTTGATCCTGCTGGTGGTGGTGGTCTATCAGAACTGGGGCAAGATCGAACGGCTGTTCAATCCTTCCCAGGCGGTCTCCGAGCAAGTCCGGAGCAACGCCCGGGTTGTGCTTTACTCGACCGACTGGTGCGGCTACTGCCAGGCAACCCGGCGCTTTCTCGATAGCAAGGGCATTCCGTTCAAGGAATTCGATATCGACAAGGACGCCGGGGCACGCAAGGCTTATGAAGCGCTAGGCGGTCGCGGCATCCCGGTGCTGGACGTGAATGGCACGCTGATTCGCAACTTTGACCCGGATGCGATCATGGCGGCCTTGTAG
- a CDS encoding HU family DNA-binding protein: protein MALTKDQLIADIAEAIDAPKTTARNALDQLGQIVADQLENGGEITLPGIGKLKVTERPARTGRNPSTGAAIEIAAKKVIKLVVAKGLTDAVNK, encoded by the coding sequence ATGGCTCTTACTAAAGACCAACTGATCGCCGATATCGCTGAAGCTATCGACGCGCCAAAAACCACCGCGCGTAACGCTCTGGACCAACTGGGCCAAATCGTTGCTGATCAACTGGAAAACGGCGGTGAAATCACCCTGCCAGGTATCGGCAAACTGAAAGTGACCGAGCGTCCTGCCCGTACCGGCCGCAACCCTTCGACTGGCGCTGCCATCGAAATCGCTGCCAAGAAAGTTATCAAGCTGGTTGTGGCTAAAGGCCTGACCGACGCTGTTAACAAGTAA
- the yejK gene encoding nucleoid-associated protein YejK — protein MPIRHCIVHLIDKKPDGTPAVLHARDSELSESAAIENMLADLNESYNAKAGKAWGLFHAESGAHPFSGWLKEYLDGGKDFTAFSRVAVEHLQKLMEESNLSTGGHVLFAHYQQGMTDYLAIALLHHSEGVAVTEQLDVTPSRHLDLGQLHLAARINISEWQNNKQSKQYISFIKGKNGKKVSEYFRDFIGCQEGVDGPGETRTLLKAFSDFVESEDLPEDDAREKTKTLVDYASSQAKLGEPMGLEELSELIDEERPKAFYDHIRNKDYGLSPEIPADKRTLNQFRRFTGRAEGLSISFEAHLLGSKIEYDEEAGTLIIKGLPTSLTDQLKRRN, from the coding sequence ATGCCGATCCGTCATTGCATCGTCCACCTGATCGACAAAAAACCCGACGGCACACCTGCAGTTCTCCATGCCCGTGACTCGGAGCTGAGCGAATCCGCCGCAATCGAGAACATGCTTGCCGACCTCAATGAAAGCTACAACGCCAAAGCCGGCAAGGCCTGGGGTTTGTTCCATGCCGAGTCTGGCGCACATCCGTTCAGCGGCTGGCTGAAGGAGTACCTGGACGGCGGCAAGGACTTCACCGCCTTCAGCCGGGTTGCCGTCGAGCACCTGCAGAAGCTGATGGAGGAGTCCAACCTGTCGACCGGCGGCCACGTGCTGTTCGCCCATTACCAGCAAGGCATGACCGACTACCTGGCGATCGCCCTGCTGCATCACAGCGAAGGCGTGGCGGTGACCGAGCAACTCGACGTGACCCCTTCCCGGCACTTGGACCTCGGCCAACTGCACCTGGCGGCGCGGATCAACATTTCCGAGTGGCAGAACAACAAGCAGTCCAAGCAGTACATTTCGTTCATCAAGGGCAAGAACGGGAAAAAGGTTTCCGAGTATTTCCGCGATTTCATTGGCTGCCAGGAAGGGGTCGACGGGCCAGGCGAAACCCGCACCCTGCTCAAAGCGTTCAGTGACTTCGTCGAAAGCGAAGACCTGCCCGAAGACGATGCCCGCGAGAAAACCAAGACCCTGGTCGACTACGCCAGCAGCCAGGCCAAGCTCGGCGAACCCATGGGTCTGGAAGAGCTCTCCGAGCTGATCGACGAAGAGCGGCCGAAAGCCTTCTACGACCATATCCGTAACAAGGACTACGGTCTGTCGCCGGAGATTCCGGCGGACAAACGTACCCTCAATCAATTCCGTCGCTTCACTGGGCGCGCCGAAGGCCTGTCCATCAGCTTTGAAGCGCATCTGCTCGGCTCGAAGATCGAATACGACGAAGAAGCCGGCACCCTGATCATCAAGGGCCTGCCGACCTCGCTCACCGATCAGCTCAAGCGTCGCAACTGA